Below is a genomic region from Argopecten irradians isolate NY chromosome 14, Ai_NY, whole genome shotgun sequence.
TGTGTATTCACAGATTAAGAAATAAAGTCCAATTATTAAAGTAATACGTACCGCAATTTTCATATTAACGAATCCAAAAGAgctttcaatattttattcacgATCAAAAATTTTGAGAATAACAACAATTACAGTGCATAGGTTATAATTTTGAAAGTAAGAAGTGAAACGGATATTTGGCAGTATTGCTAAAAATCATTagacatttgtatttacatctacagttcagtgaaatgagtacacaAGATCAGTCTATAAAGCCAAGTTGTGgcctaaaatttcatttcacatttgtagtgttattagtaattttaGAATGATTTCTGCAAGTATTATTCcatctaaatatacataatgcataaaaacaagaaatttACAATGCaaaaatttaatgttttcatttcaacaaaattttatttcaaacaaacaagttgAAATAGGATCGAACAACAGGCAGTGCCTATATAAGTTCTCTCCTtggtaacaaaatgtatatatgcaaATGACACGAAAGagtatttgaaaacatttgaaagTATAGGTTTCATAAGTCAtgacaatatatcatatattattaatgAGATAATagatagtaattttgtttttcaaaaagtataataataaagaaatgagaATGCAGCAGCCATGAGGAAATTACCTTCACCCACCAGATACAGACCAGAAAGTCCATGTGGCTAACAAGCCGATGGTCATCCACCAATGGGATTCAGAAATTCTACCATGGCTgctgtattcatgtatatgatttaaaagataaaatgttgcAGAATATTGAGATAAAGTTTGGTCTAAATTTATACTTGTCATGACACatgcattaattttaacaattacctaaacatatatgtagctaagataaatgtattaaaaagtatgacaatttatataataatacgtAAAATTTACaactaataaatgataaatgcccATCGGAACAGATGCTATTATAGAAGTGTTTTTCAGAACACTAATTTTATTGATTAAGGTATGTTATCTTTAACCACGATTAGTTAATCAATTCTTCAAAGTTATTGATGATTCATATAATTAGAAGTTATTATGATGGTGGTTATATGTTATGAAATCTATTAGTAGCCCTTACAAAATCTAGTGTACACTGAAAGATATTCAAGTTTGTTTCATTATTACAATCATTGCAGCCAGACAAAAGTATTTGAAGGTCAAAATGGTTATGAGTAAAATCTATTAACTTATTTTGGAGAGTTCTGCGCTGTTCATTGTAATTACTACAGGAGAAGAAGTAATGTTCAGTGGTTTCATATGCATTACCACACTCGCACAATGGTGATTCTGCTAAGTGATCATTATAAAGATCAAAGTTTAAATTACAACAGCAGTTCCGTAATTGACATATCAGGATATTATCTTTCCTTTTGCCTGAATTTAAAAAAGTTTTGTACTTAGCATTATCTGTGGGTGTAATATCACTAATATTCTGGTTTAGAAGttttttaaattggttaatagaGGTGATATTGGTTAAATCAAATCTAAGTgcatgttcattataatctTTCAGAGTTTTTGGAATAAAACTATTAGCATAAATGGTAGATCTACTAAAAGGAATTGCAAATAATCTTTCATTTCTTAACAAATATGggttttcattattaaagtatTGTTCAATTAATTCGTTTAGATAGGAAGGAGCAGTTCctgataaaattttataaagaagGACAAGTCTATGTTTTTTTGCGCCTTGTGGCAAGTGTATCCCAGCCAAGTTCTGAGTAAAGTTTATAATGAGATGTTCCCATACGCAGTCCAGTGATAATTCGGGCAGCCTCTATTTGAATAGATTCAAGAAGTAATGCTTCCTGTTGTGTACAATTATCAAACAAGATATCACCATATTCTAATATTGGTCTAatatatgaaacatatatattagtTAAAGATTTTCGACTCAATTTATATTTAACAGTTTTTAACAGGTTTATACGATTACAAgcttttttgtaaatgtagtgAATATGGTGGTGCCATTTACCATCCTCAGAAAGAAATTAGCCTAGATGTTTGTggtttttgacatttttgataACCTCATTTTGGAATAAGACATCTGGacatataatatttcttttgcGACTGAAAGTAAGCGATTCTGTTTTATCTGGGTTGAATTTAATATCCCATTTTTTAGAccatttatctatattttcaaGGTCCTCAGATAAACTATTTGCTGTATCTAAAGGAGAAATGTCTGTGACCTTAAAAAGAGAGGTATCATCTGCAAATAGTcttttatcatttgttatacaatcagttatgtcatttatatagattagaaaaagaaaaagaccGAGAACTGAGCCCTGGGGGACACCCGCACTTACCTGACGATATGAAGAGGAGAAACCTTCAGTTATAACTCTGTGTTGACGATTATCTAGATAACTTTTAAACCAATTTAAGACATTATCTTTAACACCATACATTTCAAGCTTATAAAGTAATACGGGGTGCCAAACCCGATCAAAGGCTTTgctaatatcacaaaaaatagatCTAGTTTCTAGCCCTTCATctaattttttataaatgtgtcATACATTGAGAGTAATTGATAAATAGTTGAGTCTCCTCGAATAAATCCTGATTGgaattttgataacatttcatGTTCAACAAGATGattgtataaatgtttgatGATAATCTTTTCTAATATTTTACTAAGACAAGATGTAATTGAAATTGGTcggtaatttgaaatgtcattatCACTACCTTTGCCTTTATAAATAGCATTTATATTAGAAAGTTTCCAAGACGAAGGAACAAAGCTAGTTGATAATGTTTTGTTGAATAAAATAGTTAAGGGTGTAACAATTGATGATAAAAGAAGTTTCAGGACCTTAGGTATTATGCCATCAGAGCCAGCAGGTTTATTtccatttattataattatttgatcTCTGACTTCCTGTTcctgaattaaaatattatcaagtATGTTAGGAGATTCTGGGACAGCAGGCAAAGGATCAATATTATCAGAAGAAGTtgatattgatgtaaaatagtCAACAAGACCTTCGGCTTTATCTATAGGATGGAACAAGAAAGAATTGTTATAATTTAATGGTGGAATAATAGAGTGTTTATTATTGAACTTAAGTAGAGTTTTTGCGGTTTTCCACCATTTAAACGAAGaagtatttatatcatttaaagatttttctaAATTATCCAAATATACAGATTTTGCATGACGAATCAAAGTTATAGTTTCATTTCTAAGATTTCTAAAATTTTCCCAATGAGCTGGATTATTAGTTTGAACTGCTTTTTTATGAACTCTATAATGTGGTAACTAATGTTTTAAGGCAACGTACacgtttgtctgtccatttgagtGATTTTCTCTGATggtttttaaatacattgctgatgaaaaaataacatgtcaacaTTTTTTGCTCAGTTATAACACATGTTAAAAAAGATGAGCAGGTTCTGTGTAAGACGACTTGTAAGGCAGAGAGACCTTCAATGTGGGTGTCGCTTCTTTGCAATCATCAAAAttaagcctgtgattggttcgaTTCGTCTGTAAGCTTGTGATTGGTCCGTTTTCCTTGTAAGCATGTAATTGGCCGTTTCCTCTGTAAGCCTGTGATGCACCTGTTTTCTTTAGTCTATGTTTAGTCCGTTTTCTCTGTAAGCCTGTGATTTGATAGAACGACAGTGAAagaaacccctggagtatcgaaagTGGTATCCGTTGTCTAGACCGTCCATCGAAATTCATGATGTTATCGACAATATACGTCACGGTCACGCCGCGTGTATTCATGACATCAATCATGGTCTTCCCGATGAACAAAAAACTAACTCgctgaaaacaagaggcccagagggcctgtatcgctcacctgttttgttttttcttggtgttttttttttttttttgagtaattctgtaatttagtaattagtgaTTCAATCATCTCAAAGACAAATTGACCccatgatttgtttaattttgaatcccaaccatataatgatgctatagataccatacgaaTATGCTGTCCAATGCATAGTTCCGGAGAGGAAgtaattcatataaaaatagtagcctaatcaacctttttgacccctcccctcaggccccctggggttcagccctatcatttgcataagtttgaatccccaccctataaggatgttccatgcttagttgtagaaaagaagtcgttaagatggaaatagtcaaattgacccaTTTTGACCCTACCCCTCAGGTCCCTGTgcggtcagccccatcatttgtacaattttgattcCCCACTTTATacggatgctaccattgcattatgagtgctcttctaTGCTCAGTTGCAGGAAAGaagttatttatatggaaatagccaaattgaccccttttgacccctccTCTTaggccccggggggggggggtcagccctatcatttgtgtaaggttgaatcccaaccctataaggatattaccattgcattatgaatgctatcccatgcttagtttcaaagaagaagtcgtttatatgaaaatagccaaattgaccccttttggccctgccccttaggcccctggggtcagtcctatcatttgtacaattttcagtcagtaacccataaggatgctaccagtcaaattttgttgagttctgaccagcggttatggagaagaagtcgattgttgacggacggacggacgaacggacgTCGGACGctacggtatggcataagctcaccttgatccttcggaccaggtgagctaaaacgGTGACAAATCCGTGAATGCTGAGACTCTATACAAGGCAAACACAATTGAAGGcattaaaaaatgatatatatcacaAGCCTAGATACTTCTATGAATATTACAAAGGAGCGACGCCCAAACTGAAAACCAATACATTGTACCGTTATTTATCCAAACTTTTTACACATCAAACAATATTGTCTCGTTTCATGTCATCTCTTATTTACTATGACATAATCGAGAGgtggatatgacgacagtgaGAGTAACATAAGGAGTATCAGGGATGTCCAAAGTGTAAACATGCATACTTCATTATGCATgatttaacaatataaaaagaCATTGTGATGTTTCTATTTATAGATCGGTCACGGTTGCCGACCACGCCTGCCCCCACCACAGCTCCAAGGCCAACAACCTGTGTCCAGTCTGATAGGAACAATCTACACTTTATACGGATACACGAAAACAGTGAGATCAGTACGGGGTTTATAGAGGAGAAGAACAACACTTCCCTCAGGCGATGTGCAGTATATTGTGTTCGGAATTATGACTGTGTGTCGTTCACTGTTACTAAAGCTGGCGAAGAAGAATGTAAAACATGTCGGCTTTATTCTGTATACAACACAGCCAACATCACTGTGAGCAACGCAACAGACCTGTATGTGAACGATGGGTGTATCTAGACTACGATACGAACTACATCAGTTAAGCCTTCCACGCCACTTCTCCTACCACGCCCACTTTTCCGACCACGCCTACTTCTCCTACCACGCCTACTTCTCCTATCACGCCTTCTTCTCCTACCACACCTACCTGGCCTACCACGCCTACTTTTCCTATCACGCCCACTTTTTCTACCACGCATACATCGTCAACTTCTTCTTCCACGCCTACCTCGCCTACCACGCCCACTTCTCCTACCACGCCTTCTTCTCCTTCTACGCCTACTTCGCCTACCACGCCCACTCCACCTACCACGCATTCTTTTCCTACCATGCCTTCTTCTCCTACCACGCCTTCTTCTCCTGCAACGCCTACCTCGCCTACCACGCCCACTTCATCTACCACGCCTTCTGTTCCTAACACGCCCACTTCTCCTATTACGCCTACTTCCCCTTCCACACCCACATCTCCTACCACGCCTACTTCTCCTAACACGCCTACTTCTCCTACCACGCCTACTTCTCCTACCACGCCTACTTCTCCTACCACGCCTACCTGGCCTACCACGCCCACTTCTACTACCACGCCCACTCCACCTATCATGCCTACTTCTCATACCACGTCTTCTTTTCCTACCACGCCAACTTCTCCCATCACGCCAACTTCTCCTTCCACGCCTGCCACGCCAATATCTCCCACCACTTCTATGATTTCTTCCACTACGATCACAAAGAACGCTTTGTTCCCGATGTGATAGAAGCGATCTATTCTTAATACATATACAAGGAAACGGGGAGATTAGCTCGGACCTTTTGGAGTAGACGAAAAACACTTGCTTGAGTGATGCGTAGTTTGTTGTGCTTAGCAAGTGGCCAGTTGGTGTTCTCCATGGAGTCATCCTCAGGCCCCATCTATTATTATGTTTTCATGATTATACATATTACACTATAGGTACCTCACATAAAATGATATCAGGTTACGGTAGTTTCAAGTACATAAATTTATTATCTCATCTGAGATTGATACTTAAAGTCATGcgaatttcactgtaacgatatgtcccTTAACGTTTGATATTTTAACATGGACATATAACTCGACGattaagctccccaaaagcatatatcggcctataagagagccgaaatctagggatgaTGTATTGCTACATGTAGTTTTGAATAACTTTGAGTTTGTTGGAagtccgaatcgtatcacgtgactgacgtcgaCACGACCTCCACGTGTAAgtgttttccttctggctaatgtGAGCATATCATGCTGGTACTACATCTAaatcacacattgccgtaaaatattgtgtgtatcaaatatcaaatctgctgaggtcgaccacatgatttgtttatgaaaaaattgttgacattttctcttggtatCACAACTCTGTCTTCGAGATTGTCgagacgatgttcggaagagttcggatgATTCGACATCTTTCGAGTCTATTTTTCTCGTCTACatgacaaaaagattttttacttttaatatcaaaaatacTTCCATTGCTgcttctttataaaaaaaatggtaaaattggACAGTTTTAACCTCAGatagacggagaaaaatgtgtatactataattatatataagtaacatttttcactatgacaaaaataGCGAAAGTTAACGGTGATGTTGTTTGTTTGGGATTTCCTTACTAAAGCACAGCCAGATTTATTGGATGATCTAAAGTTAGAAAAAGCAATAATATTCACGGGGGGTGGGgagtggtggtggtgggggggtgATGGTGGGTACAGGGTTGATAGGTAAAATCAAGTTTTATGCATGTTTTGAGACTGGTTGACTGCCAATTGAACAAAGActtaaatatcacaaaataaccAGTTTGCACAAAATGGTTCATGAACATGATATGGTACTCTATAACAGCACGATACTTACAATATTATTCCTGTTTTCAAAGACCGTATTCACAATTTTCGTCATTTTTCTCTTGTCGTATGAAACAATAAAACGGCCCATTTAATTTAAAACTGGAAAATTAACTTTTTTGAGACATGCATATCGTGCCACTTTTCTACTACATGGTTAGAAGGACGAGTCGGATCTACGCATCCAGATTGAGAACGGAGTGTAGCTGATCGCGAATTTATTTACTTGATTTCATTGAGATGAAGAGACAAACGaccattatatgtatattagaCACTTTTTTCTCCATCACGTTCGCCCCTAAACGTGTGCTGCTCTACACTATTTAATGCCACGTGATTTTTATATACCTTCTGGTAGTCTTACAAAAGGATGAAATTGCATTGATTTTTTTCGTGTGTGGAAAATGTCATATCAGCTTGATATTTataaatgctccaccgccaacagtgCCTAagcgatactcatcatttgaactataattacacatgtaattgtgtgtcaaattaacacaaaaatgatatgaaagAACTTGTTTAGGGTTTGGTGGGTgcgcaatcagttcttcattcgATATATGACATAGTGTCATTGACCTTTTTTCAAGTCATTTgaatcttgaagtaaaatcgGAAGCTAAATGATGATAACTTTGGTAACTGAAGTGAAAAAAATCTAATTCGCCTGTTccttttttaaagataaatgaTACCATTCATTAGCGGTTTAGCATCTGTATGTATCGTAATAGCAGATTTCAaagattgttttataatatttacaatattttgcccctttccatttttgttttcaaatttcgTCTTTGTTCTTGATTAccagggcccggcaccataaaaatTCCTCAgacagattttgttttaatcaagtctatgtaaaatcatatacttgagtaaaaaatctgtatGAGGATAGTTTTATGGGGCCGGCCCAGACAAAACATAAAATctaattcacaatatttgtatatgtagtgtTTTGTTCTATGAACTTCTCAGTTTCCATTGTAAATTGATAGTATTGATGCTTATTCCTGTAATTATTGTGCAGAACAAGATatgaattgaaataaatgtcatatcaaattgaaattttcaatttttcaattatataattatgatatgaaatgaataaaagaGAAAGTAAATCATTAGAAAACTGTCCGCATGCAACGGTACATGTTTGTGGTATCCATACAATATGAAGTGTAAACCATGTGCCACATCAACCATGGTagaatcaaaattgatattctaAATAATAATGATAGGATATCAAATAAAACACACTTTATTGTCGCACAGAATAGTTGGCTATTAAAAGGTGTCAATTTTTTCCCTATCACTaagtaaaaataagaaaattatattttttgtcattttaattttttcgcTATCTGATTTTCAAGGTATCATACTACATTTTGCGGATTTTTACTCACTATCTTATAAATGTCCCGCGATCTATACTCACTATCTTATCAATGTCCCGCGATCTAATACTCACTATTATCAATGTCCGATCAAACTCACTATCTTATCAATGTCCCGCGATCTATACTACATTCATCTATCTTATCAATGTCCCGCGATCTAATACTCACTATCTTATCAATGTCCCGCGATCTAATACTCACTATCTTATCAATGTCCCGCGATCTAATACTCACTATCTTATCAATGTCCCGCGATCTAATACTCACTATCTTATCAATGTCCGCCTTACATCTAATATTCCCGACTACTCATCTTATCAATGTCCCGCGATCTAATACTCACTATCTTATCAATGTCCCGCGATCTAATACTCACTATCTTATCAATGTCCCGCGATCTAATACTCACTATCTTATCAATGTCCCGCGATCTAATACTCACTATCTTATCAATGTCCCGCGATCTAATACTCACTATCTTATCAATGTCCCCCGCGCGATCTAATACTCACTATCTTATCAATGTCCCGCGATCTAATACTCACTATCTTATCAATCCCCCCCGCGATCTAATACTCACTATCTTATCAATGTCCCGCGATCTAATACTCACTATCTTATCAATGTCCCGCGATCTAATACTCACTATCTTATCAATGTCCCGCGATCTAATACTCACTATCTTATCAATGTCCCGCGATCTAATACTCACTATCTTATCAATGTCCCGCGATCTAATACTCACTATCTTATCAATGTCCTATCTTATACCCACTATCTTATCAATGTCCCGCGATCTAATACTCACTATCTTATCAATGTCCCGCGATCTTATACTCACTATCTTATCAATGTCCCGCGATCTTATACTCACTATCTTATCAATGTCCCGCGATCTAATACTCACTATCTTATCAATGTCCCGCGATCTAATACTCACTATTTTATCAATGTCCCGCGATCTAATACTCACTATCTAATCAATATCCCGCGATCTTATACTCACTATCTTATCGATGTACCCGCGATCTAATAAATCTAAGATAAGTTTACATCTGGATCGGGACTTATATGTAAAGTTCTCTGATATACTACTAGACTCagacaaaatataaagtttacagTTAAGAAATTATGTccggtaataataataaattagtGATGTATAAAGGCTTTGTAGTTGTATAAGAGTTCTTGTTCTTTCCAATGTTTATCTTATGCATTTTTGAAGGAGTTTATATTTGGCGCCATCACTACATTCTCTGGTAGATCGTTCCATATCTTAGTAGCTCTTagtgaaaaaaaagtttctccAAATCTCATAGTTAGGTCTTATATGGAATAGCTTCCTCTTATGTCCCCTGCTGCTCTCGCGGTCCGTTGCATCTTtccataaagataaaatgttacaacattcGGAGTCATATACTCCATCTAAAATTTTGAAGAGTTCTATCATGTCTCCTCGTTTTCTTCTATATGCCAATGTTGGTAATTTCAGTTTCTCCAGCCTCTGACTGTATGCTAGATGTGACATTCCTGGTAGACATTTTGTCGCTCTTCTTTGGACACTTTCTATCATTTCTATATGCCTCTGTAGGTAAGGCGCCCATATGGGGCAAGCATAGTCCAAATGAGACCGAACTAAGCATTTATATAGTGGAATAAATGATTCGATGTCTAAAAACTGAAGAGTTCTTCTCAAAAGTCCAAACATGGaattggctttttttttttactttctctgATATATGGCTGTCGAAGCTTAACGGGGAACTACTCCTATATCTTTTTCTTGGTCTATATGTTGCAGTGTTTTTCCATTGAGctggtattgtataatttcCTCACATTGGGTTTTTGTTCTCTGTTTGTGTATCCTCATGTGTTTACATTTATCTGGGTGCATTTTTAGAATCCACGTTTTCACTCCATTTCGACATTGTATCTAAATCACTTTGCAGatctaaaacatcatttttgCCACGGATAGCCTTGAATATTTTAGTATCATCCACAAATAAGTACACGTCTGACTGCACTATGTCTGGAAGATCATtaacaaatatcacaaataataagGGTCCAAGAACCGATCCTTGTGGAATTTCTGATGTTACGCTTGACCATTCGGAATTTTTGCCATTCACTGTTACCATTTGATGTCTTCCTTTCAAAAAAGTTGAAATCCAAGTTTTCATCTGCTGGTTGAAATTATATGAGTTTAATTTATTTAGTAAACGGTTGTGCGGAACTGTATCAAAAGCTTtctgataatacatgtataacttctAAAAGTTGTAATGTTGTTGATCTACCTGATAAGAAACCGTATTGTTTGTTGGAGAAGTACTTGTTTTTCCTCATAAATGTTACTATATGATCCCTTATTAGAGTTTCTAGTGTTTTACAAACAACTGACGTGAGACTTACAGGCCTATAGTTTCATAGTTCACATTTATCTCCTTTTTGAAAATGGTACACACTCGTGCATTTTTCCAATCATCCGGGAGAGTTCCTGTTGAAATTGATTGGTTGATTAACTTCATTATTGGATATGATATTGTATCAGAGGTGTTTTTCAGGAACATCTGGTGGAGTTCGTCTAGTCCGGGGGATTTGTCCGGTTTGAGATTTTTTAGGATCTTTGATACAACTTCTTGTTCTATATTCATTTGTGACATCTCTTCGGCAACTTCTCTTATGT
It encodes:
- the LOC138307019 gene encoding integumentary mucin A.1-like; translated protein: MPSSPTTPSSPATPTSPTTPTSSTTPSVPNTPTSPITPTSPSTPTSPTTPTSPNTPTSPTTPTSPTTPTSPTTPTWPTTPTSTTTPTPPIMPTSHTTSSFPTTPTSPITPTSPSTPATPISPTTSMISSTTITKNALFPM